The following are encoded together in the Perca flavescens isolate YP-PL-M2 chromosome 22, PFLA_1.0, whole genome shotgun sequence genome:
- the pde1ca gene encoding calcium/calmodulin-dependent 3',5'-cyclic nucleotide phosphodiesterase 1C → MTEPTSKKQGFKKCRSATFSIDGFSFTIVANEAGESNRHPLARFARSQSQNALSTAITAAIGITEPKGIEIDPRSAAEILADHLPTPDAPDAMEKTAIRLRCLIKQLERGEASVADLKKNLEYAASVLESLYNEETRRLANPEDELSDIQSDSVPSEVRDWLASTFTRQRGLMLRRNEDKPRFRSIVHAVQAGIFVERMYRRSSNIAGLNYPQNVITVLKHVDMWSFDVFALNDASGDHALKFVFYDLLTRYGLINRFKVPISALISFLDSLEAGYSKHKNPYHNLMHAADVTQTIHYLLLKTGIVHWLTELEIFAIIFAAAIHDFEHTGTTNNFHIQTRSDTAMLYNDRAVLENYHVSAAYRLLQGDDEMNILTNLSKDDWRELRTLVVEMVLATDMSCHFQQVKAMKSVLQQPEAIDKPKALSLLLHTADISHPAKNWDLHHRWTTSLLEEFFRQGDKEAELGLPFSPLCDRKSTLVAQSQIGFIDFIVEPTFTVLTEMTEKIVTPLIEEAARSGLSGFRRSSFNSISGSDENKSSVKSTGSEASCCLTTVDFKSFKAAWNKDIHRNRETWKAQAAKDLEEKGKKAKEGSQEEKDTEEDKQSRGPNTGEEEMKTDVEGQENVENRRQKEERPKNTDKKKPDGHTEKQQRWQNGPQPDFPLIHHCKRPSYSASSFRRVRSKVTEMRPIDARGKARRLQCISLRRRK, encoded by the exons ATGACAGAGCCAACATCTAAAAAACAGGGATTTAAAAAGTGCCGCAGTGCCACTTTCAGCATCGATGGCTTCAGCTTCACCATCG ttgcaAATGAGGCGGGGGAAAGCAACCGCCATCCACTGGCCCGCTTTGCAC GCTCACAGTCCCAGAATGCACTATCCACTGCCATCACAGCCGCCATTGGCATCACTGAACCCAAAGGAATTGAGATTGACCCGCGCAGCGCCGCGGAGATCCTGGCTGATCACCTGCCAACGCCTGATGCACCTGACGCCATGGAGAAGACTGCTATCAg GTTGCGATGTCTCATAAAGCAGCTGGAGAGGGGGGAGGCATCTGTGGCAGACCTGAAGAAAAACCTGGAGTACGCCGCCTCGGTCCTTGAATCTTTATACAATGAGGAGACTAG GCGGCTGGCCAATCCTGAAGATGAGCTAAGTGACATCCAGTCAGACTCGGTGCCGTCAGAGGTTCGCGACTGGCTGGCTTCCACTTTTACCAGGCAGAGGGGTCTGATGCTGCGCCGTAACGAGGACAAGCCGCGCTTCCGCAGCATCGTCCATGCAGTGCAGGCTGGCATTTTTGTGGAAAG GATGTACCGGCGAAGCTCCAACATAGCTGGTCTTAATTATCCCCAAAATGTCATCACTGTGCTCAAG CATGTGGACATGTGGTCATTTGATGTGTTTGCACTGAATGATGCTAGTGGAGACCACGCTCTGAAATTTGTCTTCTATGACCTGCTCACCAGATATGGCTTGATCAATCGTTTCAAG GTCCCTATTTCTGCTCTCATATCATTTCTGGACTCGTTGGAGGCGGGTTACAGCAAACACAAGAATCCCTACCACAACTTGATGCATGCTGCTGACGTCACACAAACCATTCATTACCTGCTCCTCAAGACTGGCATAGTT CACTGGCTTACTGAGTTGGAGATCTTTGCCATCATTTTTGCAGCTGCCATCCATGACTTTGAACATACAGGGACCACCAATAACTTCCATATTCAGACCAG GTCAGACACAGCCATGTTGTACAATGACCGAGCTGTTCTGGAGAACTACCACGTTAGTGCTGCCTATCGCCTTCTGCAGGGTGATGATGAAATGAACATCCTTACTAACCTTTCCAAAGATGACTGGAG AGAGCTGCGGACACTGGTCGTGGAGATGGTGTTGGCCACGGACATGTCCTGCCACTTCCAGCAAGTCAAAGCCATGAAAAGCGTCCTGCAGCAACCTGAGGC AATTGACAAACCAAAGGCCTTATCCCTGTTGCTGCACACTGCTGATATCAGCCACCCTGCCAAAAACTGGGACCTCCATCACCGCTGGACTACATCGCTGCTGGAGGAGTTCTTCAGACAG GGTGATAAAGAAGCAGAGCTGGGTCTACCTTTCTCCCCTCTCTGCGACCGCAAATCCACCCTGGTGGCCCAGTCCCAGATTG GATTCATTGACTTCATTGTGGAGCCAACATTCACTGTTTTGACTGAAATGACCGAGAAGATTGTGACGCCGCTTATTGAGGAGGCAGCTCGCTCTGGATTGTCTGGCTTCAGACGCTCTAG TTTCAACAGTATCAGTGGCAGTGATGAAAATAAGTCCAGTGTGAAGAGCACAGGCTCAGAGGCCAGCTGCTGTCTGACCACAGTGGACTTCAAGAGCTTCAAGGCCGCATGGAACAAAGACATTCATCGCAACAGGGAGACATGGAAGGCCCAGGCAGCCAAAG ACCTAGAGGAAAAGGGTAAGAAGGCAAAGGAAGGCAGTCAGGAAGAGAAGGACACAGAAGAGGATAAACAGTCACGGGGACCCAacacaggagaggaggagatgaaAACAGATGTGGAGGGACAGGAGAACGTGGAGAACAGGAGGCAAAAGGAGGAGCGCCCAAAGAACACAGACAAGAAGAAGCCTGACGGCCACACAGAGAAGCAGCAGCGGTGGCAGAATG GCCCTCAGCCTGACTTCCCTCTGATCCATCACTGCAAGAGACCCAGCTACTCTGCCAGCTCCTTCCGGCGGgtcaggtcaaaggtcactgaGATGCGACCCATCGATGCCAGGGGGAAAGCCAGGCGACTGCAGTGCATATCCCTGCGTCGCCGAAAGTGA